A single window of Bradyrhizobium daqingense DNA harbors:
- a CDS encoding outer membrane protein has protein sequence MVNAGGVVVAPPVGMGRHHATGGTVGGHIGYRWQIANSVFGLETQGNWADFKGSNANLAFAGVRDDSTLDAFGLFTGQVGYAWNNVLLYVRGGAAVVRDKYRVSDFATGLTIDNGSETRWGGTVGAGLEFGFAPNWSIGVEYDHLFMGRRDVDFFFSPGLVGVPVGTFAGTARIGQDVDIGLVRVNYRWGGVIATTY, from the coding sequence GTGGTCAACGCCGGCGGCGTGGTCGTCGCTCCGCCCGTTGGCATGGGGCGCCATCATGCGACGGGAGGCACGGTGGGCGGTCACATCGGCTACCGCTGGCAAATAGCGAACTCGGTGTTCGGTCTGGAGACGCAGGGCAATTGGGCCGATTTCAAGGGCTCCAACGCGAACCTTGCTTTCGCAGGCGTCCGGGATGACTCCACGCTTGATGCATTCGGCCTGTTCACGGGCCAAGTCGGCTATGCTTGGAATAACGTGCTGCTCTATGTAAGAGGTGGGGCTGCAGTCGTCCGTGACAAATACCGGGTCTCCGATTTTGCGACCGGGCTCACTATCGACAACGGCAGCGAAACTCGTTGGGGCGGCACGGTAGGGGCGGGCCTTGAATTTGGCTTTGCTCCGAACTGGTCCATCGGCGTTGAATACGACCACCTGTTCATGGGTCGTCGGGATGTGGATTTCTTTTTTTCACCCGGACTCGTGGGTGTTCCGGTGGGCACTTTTGCAGGGACTGCCCGTATCGGTCAGGACGTCGATATCGGCTTGGTCCGTGTGAACTACCGGTGGGGTGGCGTGATCGCCACGACCTATTGA
- a CDS encoding DUF7662 domain-containing protein: MSIYNPLRDKLVANSSASLKMTFADIEMLIGRSLPKSAYEYDAWWANEDPVKTNHSHSLAWTVPGYQAEPNRLQRTVTFRRRG, from the coding sequence ATGTCGATCTATAACCCTTTGAGAGACAAGCTGGTCGCAAACAGCTCTGCCTCGCTCAAGATGACCTTTGCCGACATCGAGATGCTTATCGGTCGCTCCCTCCCGAAATCAGCGTATGAATATGATGCGTGGTGGGCCAACGAAGACCCCGTCAAAACAAATCACAGTCACAGCCTTGCGTGGACAGTTCCGGGGTATCAAGCCGAACCAAATCGATTGCAGCGGACAGTAACATTTCGGCGCAGGGGGTAG
- a CDS encoding IS5-like element ISBj5_B family transposase has product MRPKKHKTTGSNDLFRARLDQIINMKHELVLLAGKVDWDWIDGEIAPLYSENGRPGIETRFMIGLLLLKHIYGLSDEEVCERWVHDPYFQFFTGEEFFQHTFPHERSDLSHWRKRLGDKLELLLAESLRVAHEAGALRSQDLKRVTVDTTVQPKAITFPTDAKLLHAAIKGLNRLAIRHGVRLRQSYARIAKAAAMMAGRYAHAKQFRRHQRQLRILRSRLGRIIRDIRRKIEGQPALEQAFALPLGRATQIRSQQQRQRGWKLYSFHAPEVECIGKGKASAPYEFGVKASIVTNNRRAPGGLFVLHASALPDNPYDGHTLRDVIDRTETLTGCPIERAYVDKGYRGHDAQNPRRVFISGQKRGVFGVIKRELRRRSAIEPIIGHLKAEGHLGRCYLKGRAGDAANVVLSAVGHNFRRILAWLRYLLCLFLAQLWRTLARPASINPAS; this is encoded by the coding sequence ATGCGGCCGAAGAAGCACAAGACGACGGGATCGAACGATCTGTTCCGGGCTCGGCTCGACCAGATCATCAATATGAAGCACGAGCTGGTTCTGCTCGCCGGCAAGGTCGATTGGGACTGGATCGACGGCGAGATCGCGCCGCTCTACAGCGAGAACGGCAGGCCCGGGATCGAGACGCGCTTCATGATCGGTCTGCTGTTGCTCAAGCACATTTACGGGCTGTCCGATGAGGAGGTGTGCGAGCGCTGGGTCCATGACCCATACTTCCAGTTCTTCACCGGGGAAGAGTTCTTTCAGCACACGTTCCCGCACGAGCGCTCGGACCTGAGCCATTGGCGCAAGCGGCTTGGCGACAAGCTGGAGTTGCTGCTGGCCGAGAGCTTGCGGGTAGCGCACGAGGCCGGTGCATTACGCAGCCAGGACCTCAAGCGGGTTACGGTCGACACCACGGTGCAGCCGAAGGCCATCACCTTTCCGACCGATGCCAAGCTGCTGCATGCGGCCATCAAGGGGCTCAACCGCCTGGCGATCAGGCACGGCGTCAGGCTGCGGCAATCCTATGCTCGCATCGCCAAGGCCGCCGCGATGATGGCCGGCCGCTACGCCCATGCCAAACAGTTCAGGCGGCATCAGCGGCAGTTGCGTATCCTGCGTAGCCGGCTGGGCCGGATCATCCGCGACATCCGCCGCAAGATCGAAGGCCAGCCAGCACTGGAGCAGGCGTTCGCCCTCCCGCTCGGCCGGGCCACGCAGATCCGCTCGCAGCAGCAGCGCCAGCGCGGCTGGAAGCTCTATTCCTTCCATGCCCCGGAAGTGGAGTGCATCGGCAAGGGCAAGGCCAGCGCGCCTTACGAGTTCGGCGTGAAGGCCTCCATCGTCACCAACAACCGCCGGGCTCCCGGTGGCCTGTTCGTGCTGCACGCCAGCGCACTGCCCGACAACCCCTACGACGGTCACACCTTGCGGGACGTCATTGACCGCACCGAGACACTCACCGGCTGTCCGATCGAGCGGGCCTATGTCGACAAGGGATACCGCGGCCACGACGCACAAAATCCCCGTCGCGTCTTCATCTCCGGCCAGAAGCGCGGCGTTTTCGGTGTCATCAAGCGCGAGCTGCGCCGCCGCTCCGCCATCGAGCCCATCATCGGACACCTGAAGGCGGAAGGCCACCTCGGGCGCTGCTACCTCAAAGGCCGCGCCGGCGATGCCGCCAACGTCGTCCTCTCAGCCGTCGGACACAACTTCCGCCGCATCCTCGCCTGGCTGAGATATCTCTTGTGCCTGTTCCTGGCCCAGCTATGGCGCACGCTCGCCCGGCCAGCCTCGATCAATCCGGCTTCTTAA
- a CDS encoding DUF3892 domain-containing protein: protein MTSRIRIQCINKTDRQNPHERIKNVGGVNPDGSRWKQSVDHTIKEIENGVWEFYVEEKRTADVIVAVHNGHKYIKTKADGIQPDNLLSLPECP, encoded by the coding sequence GTGACCAGCCGCATACGAATTCAATGCATCAACAAGACTGACAGGCAGAACCCTCACGAGCGAATCAAAAACGTTGGCGGAGTAAACCCGGACGGGTCTAGGTGGAAGCAATCCGTCGATCACACGATCAAAGAAATCGAAAACGGTGTATGGGAGTTCTATGTCGAGGAAAAGCGCACGGCCGATGTGATTGTGGCCGTCCACAACGGGCACAAGTACATCAAGACGAAGGCCGACGGCATTCAACCGGACAATTTGCTTTCACTCCCTGAGTGCCCCTAA
- a CDS encoding reverse transcriptase domain-containing protein, producing MRQKNQVELNLSPGAEGEARSAGAREPEARAAEVCLERPAVAGPSMEDVVESENLKAALAQVKRNKGAAGVDGMTVGELSAHLKEHWPAIRAQLLDGTYKPQPVRRVEIPKASGGLRPLGIPTVLDRLIQQAVMQVLQADWDRTFAETSFGFRPGRSAHRAVERAQAYIAAGHSIVVDIDLEKFFDRVNHDILMGLVAKRVADKRILKLIRAFLNAGVLEGGLVSPTEEGTPQGGPMAP from the coding sequence ATGCGGCAGAAGAATCAGGTCGAGCTGAACTTGAGCCCCGGAGCGGAGGGTGAAGCCCGAAGCGCCGGCGCCCGAGAGCCTGAAGCGCGTGCGGCGGAAGTCTGTCTCGAACGCCCGGCGGTCGCAGGACCGTCGATGGAAGACGTTGTCGAGAGTGAGAATCTGAAGGCAGCGTTGGCGCAAGTAAAGCGCAACAAGGGCGCGGCGGGCGTCGACGGGATGACCGTCGGCGAGCTGTCAGCCCACCTGAAGGAGCACTGGCCTGCGATCCGAGCCCAGTTGCTTGACGGCACCTACAAGCCACAGCCGGTGCGGCGGGTGGAGATACCGAAGGCGTCGGGCGGCCTGCGGCCGCTCGGCATTCCGACGGTGCTCGACCGCTTGATCCAGCAGGCGGTGATGCAGGTGCTGCAGGCGGATTGGGATAGGACGTTCGCCGAGACGAGCTTCGGCTTTCGGCCGGGGCGCTCGGCACATCGGGCGGTGGAACGGGCGCAGGCGTACATTGCGGCCGGCCACAGCATCGTGGTGGACATCGACCTGGAGAAGTTCTTTGACCGGGTCAACCACGACATCCTGATGGGACTGGTTGCCAAGCGGGTTGCTGACAAGCGCATCCTGAAGCTCATCCGCGCCTTCCTGAATGCGGGTGTGTTGGAAGGAGGGCTGGTCAGTCCGACGGAAGAGGGCACGCCGCAGGGCGGTCCGATGGCTCCCTGA
- a CDS encoding ribbon-helix-helix protein, CopG family: protein MLAKKIGMAEAALVLSRESGLSLRQAYRYLEVAKSRERLLPAPQPSVTLSLKMPADLAQKLQTHATASRLSASEVMRRAVAAYLASVREDG from the coding sequence TTGCTCGCGAAGAAAATCGGCATGGCGGAGGCGGCCTTGGTGCTGTCGCGCGAAAGCGGCTTGTCGCTGCGGCAGGCCTATCGCTATCTCGAAGTGGCCAAAAGCAGGGAGCGGCTCCTTCCCGCGCCGCAGCCATCAGTGACGCTCTCCCTGAAGATGCCGGCCGATCTTGCCCAAAAACTCCAGACGCATGCGACGGCTTCCAGGCTTTCGGCAAGCGAGGTGATGCGCCGAGCGGTGGCCGCTTATCTCGCGTCTGTCCGCGAAGATGGCTGA
- a CDS encoding group II intron maturase-specific domain-containing protein — protein MLDVLDKELEKRGHRFVRYADDCNIYVRSQRAGERVLAGVERFLEKRLKLKINKAKSAVAKPSVRKFLGFSFTGGQEPRRRIAPQALARFKAKVRELTRRTRGRCLVQIAKELSTYLIGWHGYFGFCQTPSVLRVLDQWIRRRLRAVAWKQWKYGPARFAELRRRGVGRDLAAQTAGSPRGPWRLANSPALTIALPNGFFASLGLASVAARRPA, from the coding sequence ATGCTGGATGTGCTGGACAAGGAACTGGAGAAGCGCGGCCACCGCTTCGTGCGTTACGCCGACGACTGCAACATCTACGTGCGCAGTCAGCGGGCGGGCGAACGGGTGCTGGCTGGCGTCGAGAGGTTCCTCGAAAAGCGCCTCAAGCTCAAGATCAACAAAGCGAAGAGCGCGGTTGCCAAACCGAGTGTTCGCAAGTTCCTGGGCTTCAGCTTCACCGGCGGGCAAGAACCGCGGCGGCGCATCGCGCCGCAGGCACTCGCCCGCTTCAAGGCGAAGGTTCGGGAGCTCACGCGACGCACGCGTGGTCGATGCCTCGTGCAGATCGCCAAAGAACTGTCGACCTACCTGATTGGGTGGCACGGCTACTTCGGCTTCTGTCAAACCCCGTCGGTGTTGCGCGTGCTTGACCAGTGGATCAGGCGACGGTTGCGCGCCGTTGCCTGGAAGCAATGGAAGTATGGACCCGCTCGCTTTGCCGAGTTGCGACGCCGCGGCGTCGGCCGGGATCTGGCGGCGCAAACCGCCGGCAGCCCACGTGGCCCTTGGCGGCTCGCGAACAGCCCCGCGCTCACCATTGCTCTGCCAAACGGCTTCTTTGCCTCACTCGGCTTGGCTTCCGTCGCGGCACGGCGACCCGCATAA